The following are from one region of the Camelus dromedarius isolate mCamDro1 chromosome 16, mCamDro1.pat, whole genome shotgun sequence genome:
- the FDXR gene encoding NADPH:adrenodoxin oxidoreductase, mitochondrial isoform X4 produces MALRCWRWWHWSAWPRSRPPPSGSTPSRSRTPLGFCQQFSTQEQTPQICVVGSGPAGFYTAQHLLKHHPRACVDIFEKQLVPFGLVRFGVAPDHPEVKNVINTFTQTARSDRCAFHGNVVVGRDVTVPELREAYHAVVLSYGAEDNQALEIPGEELPGVFSARAFVGWYNGLPENRELAPDLSCDTAVILGQGNVALDVARILLTPPEHLEELREMIQLPGTRPILDPADFLGLQDRIKEVPRPRKRLTELLLRTATEKPGVEEAARQASASRAWGLRFFRSPKQVLPSADGRQVAGIRLAVTRLEQGVGEATRAVPTGDVEDLPCGLVLSSIGYKSRPIDPSVPFDPKLGIIPNVDGRVMNVPGLYCSGWVKRGPTGVITTTMTDSFLTSQILLQDLKAGQLPSGPRPGYAAIKALLSSRGVWPVSFSDWEKLDAEEVSRGQGTGKPREKLLDPQEMLRLLGR; encoded by the exons ATGGCTCTGCGCTGCTGGCGCTGGTGGCACTGGTCAGCGTGGCCTCGGAGTCGGCCGCCTCCTTCTGGGAGCACCCCGAGTAGGAGCAGGACACCTCTAG GCTTCTGCCAGCAGTTCTCCACCCAGGAGCAGACCCCTCAGATCTGTGTGGTGGGCAGTGGCCCAGCGGGCTTCTACACAGCTCAACACCTGCTGAAG CACCACCCCCGGGCCTGTGTGGACATCTTCGAGAAGCAGCTTGTGCCCTTTGGCCTGGTGCGCTTTGGTGTGGCGCCTGACCACCCGGAGGTGAAG AATGTCATCAACACTTTTACCCAGACGGCCCGCTCTGACCGCTGTGCCTTCCATGGCAACGTGGTGGTGGGCAGGGATGTGACTGTGCCGGAGCTGCGGGAGGCCTACCACGCCGTGGTGCTG AGCTATGGGGCAGAGGACAACCAGGCCCTGGAAATCCCTGGTGAGGAGCTGCCTGGTGTATTCTCAGCCCGGGCTTTTGTGGGCTGGTACAACGGGCTTCCCGAGAACCGGGAG CTGGCACCAGACCTAAGCTGTGACACAGCCGTGATTCTGGGGCAGGGGAATGTGGCTCTGGATGTGGCCCGGATCCTGCTGACCCCACCTGAGCACCTCGAG gagcTCCGGGAGATGATTCAGTTACCAGGAACTCGGCCCATATTGGATCCTGCGGATTTCTTGGGCCTCCAGGACAGAATCAAGG AGGTTCCTCGCCCCAGGAAGCGGCTGACGGAATTGCTGCTTCGAACAGCCACAGAGAAGCCAGGGGTGGAGGAGGCTGCCCGCCAGGCATCGGCCTCCCGTGCCTGGGGCCTCCGCTTTTTCCGAAGCCCGAAGCAGGTGCTGCCCTCGGCAGATGGGAGGCAGGTGGCAGGCATCCGCCTGGCTGTCACCAGACTGGAG CAGGGTGTCGGTGAGGCCACCCGGGCAGTGCCCACTGGAGATGTGGAGGACCTCCCTTGTGGGCTGGTGCTAAGCAGCATTGGGTATAAGAGCCGCCCCATCGACCCCAGTGTGCCCTTCGACCCCAAACTTGGCATCATCCCCAATGTGGATGGCCGGGTCATGAATGTGCCAG GCCTCTACTGCAGTGGCTGGGTGAAGCGGGGCCCCACAGGTGTCATCACTACCACCATGACCGACAGTTTCCTCACAAGCCAGATTCTACTGCAGGACCTGAAGGCCGGGCAGCTTCCGTCTGGTCCCAGGCCTGGCTATGCAGCCATCAAGGCCCTCCTCAGCAGCCGAG GGGTCTGGCCTGTCTCTTTCTCGGACTGGGAGAAGCTGGATGCTGAAGAGGTGTCCCGGGGCCAGGGCACTGGGAAGCCCAGAGAGAAGCTGCTGGATCCTCAGGAGATGCTGCGGCTGCTGGGGCGCTGA
- the FDXR gene encoding NADPH:adrenodoxin oxidoreductase, mitochondrial isoform X1, with protein MALRCWRWWHWSAWPRSRPPPSGSTPSRSRTPLGFCQQFSTQEQTPQICVVGSGPAGFYTAQHLLKHHPRACVDIFEKQLVPFGLVRFGVAPDHPEVKNVINTFTQTARSDRCAFHGNVVVGRDVTVPELREAYHAVVLSYGAEDNQALEIPGEELPGVFSARAFVGWYNGLPENRELAPDLSCDTAVILGQGNVALDVARILLTPPEHLEKTDITEAALGVLRQSQVKTVWIVGRRGPLQVAFTIKELREMIQLPGTRPILDPADFLGLQDRIKEVPRPRKRLTELLLRTATEKPGVEEAARQASASRAWGLRFFRSPKQVLPSADGRQVAGIRLAVTRLEQGVGEATRAVPTGDVEDLPCGLVLSSIGYKSRPIDPSVPFDPKLGIIPNVDGRVMNVPGLYCSGWVKRGPTGVITTTMTDSFLTSQILLQDLKAGQLPSGPRPGYAAIKALLSSRGVWPVSFSDWEKLDAEEVSRGQGTGKPREKLLDPQEMLRLLGR; from the exons ATGGCTCTGCGCTGCTGGCGCTGGTGGCACTGGTCAGCGTGGCCTCGGAGTCGGCCGCCTCCTTCTGGGAGCACCCCGAGTAGGAGCAGGACACCTCTAG GCTTCTGCCAGCAGTTCTCCACCCAGGAGCAGACCCCTCAGATCTGTGTGGTGGGCAGTGGCCCAGCGGGCTTCTACACAGCTCAACACCTGCTGAAG CACCACCCCCGGGCCTGTGTGGACATCTTCGAGAAGCAGCTTGTGCCCTTTGGCCTGGTGCGCTTTGGTGTGGCGCCTGACCACCCGGAGGTGAAG AATGTCATCAACACTTTTACCCAGACGGCCCGCTCTGACCGCTGTGCCTTCCATGGCAACGTGGTGGTGGGCAGGGATGTGACTGTGCCGGAGCTGCGGGAGGCCTACCACGCCGTGGTGCTG AGCTATGGGGCAGAGGACAACCAGGCCCTGGAAATCCCTGGTGAGGAGCTGCCTGGTGTATTCTCAGCCCGGGCTTTTGTGGGCTGGTACAACGGGCTTCCCGAGAACCGGGAG CTGGCACCAGACCTAAGCTGTGACACAGCCGTGATTCTGGGGCAGGGGAATGTGGCTCTGGATGTGGCCCGGATCCTGCTGACCCCACCTGAGCACCTCGAG AAAACGGACATCACGGAGGCTGCCCTGGGGGTACTGAGACAGAGTCAGGTGAAGACGGTGTGGATAGTGGGCCGACGTGGACCCCTGCAAGTGGCCTTCACTATTAAG gagcTCCGGGAGATGATTCAGTTACCAGGAACTCGGCCCATATTGGATCCTGCGGATTTCTTGGGCCTCCAGGACAGAATCAAGG AGGTTCCTCGCCCCAGGAAGCGGCTGACGGAATTGCTGCTTCGAACAGCCACAGAGAAGCCAGGGGTGGAGGAGGCTGCCCGCCAGGCATCGGCCTCCCGTGCCTGGGGCCTCCGCTTTTTCCGAAGCCCGAAGCAGGTGCTGCCCTCGGCAGATGGGAGGCAGGTGGCAGGCATCCGCCTGGCTGTCACCAGACTGGAG CAGGGTGTCGGTGAGGCCACCCGGGCAGTGCCCACTGGAGATGTGGAGGACCTCCCTTGTGGGCTGGTGCTAAGCAGCATTGGGTATAAGAGCCGCCCCATCGACCCCAGTGTGCCCTTCGACCCCAAACTTGGCATCATCCCCAATGTGGATGGCCGGGTCATGAATGTGCCAG GCCTCTACTGCAGTGGCTGGGTGAAGCGGGGCCCCACAGGTGTCATCACTACCACCATGACCGACAGTTTCCTCACAAGCCAGATTCTACTGCAGGACCTGAAGGCCGGGCAGCTTCCGTCTGGTCCCAGGCCTGGCTATGCAGCCATCAAGGCCCTCCTCAGCAGCCGAG GGGTCTGGCCTGTCTCTTTCTCGGACTGGGAGAAGCTGGATGCTGAAGAGGTGTCCCGGGGCCAGGGCACTGGGAAGCCCAGAGAGAAGCTGCTGGATCCTCAGGAGATGCTGCGGCTGCTGGGGCGCTGA
- the FDXR gene encoding NADPH:adrenodoxin oxidoreductase, mitochondrial isoform X2 — translation MALRCWRWWHWSAWPRSRPPPSGSTPSRSRTPLGFCQQFSTQEQTPQICVVGSGPAGFYTAQHLLKHHPRACVDIFEKQLVPFGLVRFGVAPDHPEVKNVINTFTQTARSDRCAFHGNVVVGRDVTVPELREAYHAVVLSYGAEDNQALEIPGEELPGVFSARAFVGWYNGLPENRELAPDLSCDTAVILGQGNVALDVARILLTPPEHLEKTDITEAALGVLRQSQVKTVWIVGRRGPLQVAFTIKELREMIQLPGTRPILDPADFLGLQDRIKEVPRPRKRLTELLLRTATEKPGVEEAARQASASRAWGLRFFRSPKQVLPSADGRQVAGIRLAVTRLEGVGEATRAVPTGDVEDLPCGLVLSSIGYKSRPIDPSVPFDPKLGIIPNVDGRVMNVPGLYCSGWVKRGPTGVITTTMTDSFLTSQILLQDLKAGQLPSGPRPGYAAIKALLSSRGVWPVSFSDWEKLDAEEVSRGQGTGKPREKLLDPQEMLRLLGR, via the exons ATGGCTCTGCGCTGCTGGCGCTGGTGGCACTGGTCAGCGTGGCCTCGGAGTCGGCCGCCTCCTTCTGGGAGCACCCCGAGTAGGAGCAGGACACCTCTAG GCTTCTGCCAGCAGTTCTCCACCCAGGAGCAGACCCCTCAGATCTGTGTGGTGGGCAGTGGCCCAGCGGGCTTCTACACAGCTCAACACCTGCTGAAG CACCACCCCCGGGCCTGTGTGGACATCTTCGAGAAGCAGCTTGTGCCCTTTGGCCTGGTGCGCTTTGGTGTGGCGCCTGACCACCCGGAGGTGAAG AATGTCATCAACACTTTTACCCAGACGGCCCGCTCTGACCGCTGTGCCTTCCATGGCAACGTGGTGGTGGGCAGGGATGTGACTGTGCCGGAGCTGCGGGAGGCCTACCACGCCGTGGTGCTG AGCTATGGGGCAGAGGACAACCAGGCCCTGGAAATCCCTGGTGAGGAGCTGCCTGGTGTATTCTCAGCCCGGGCTTTTGTGGGCTGGTACAACGGGCTTCCCGAGAACCGGGAG CTGGCACCAGACCTAAGCTGTGACACAGCCGTGATTCTGGGGCAGGGGAATGTGGCTCTGGATGTGGCCCGGATCCTGCTGACCCCACCTGAGCACCTCGAG AAAACGGACATCACGGAGGCTGCCCTGGGGGTACTGAGACAGAGTCAGGTGAAGACGGTGTGGATAGTGGGCCGACGTGGACCCCTGCAAGTGGCCTTCACTATTAAG gagcTCCGGGAGATGATTCAGTTACCAGGAACTCGGCCCATATTGGATCCTGCGGATTTCTTGGGCCTCCAGGACAGAATCAAGG AGGTTCCTCGCCCCAGGAAGCGGCTGACGGAATTGCTGCTTCGAACAGCCACAGAGAAGCCAGGGGTGGAGGAGGCTGCCCGCCAGGCATCGGCCTCCCGTGCCTGGGGCCTCCGCTTTTTCCGAAGCCCGAAGCAGGTGCTGCCCTCGGCAGATGGGAGGCAGGTGGCAGGCATCCGCCTGGCTGTCACCAGACTGGAG GGTGTCGGTGAGGCCACCCGGGCAGTGCCCACTGGAGATGTGGAGGACCTCCCTTGTGGGCTGGTGCTAAGCAGCATTGGGTATAAGAGCCGCCCCATCGACCCCAGTGTGCCCTTCGACCCCAAACTTGGCATCATCCCCAATGTGGATGGCCGGGTCATGAATGTGCCAG GCCTCTACTGCAGTGGCTGGGTGAAGCGGGGCCCCACAGGTGTCATCACTACCACCATGACCGACAGTTTCCTCACAAGCCAGATTCTACTGCAGGACCTGAAGGCCGGGCAGCTTCCGTCTGGTCCCAGGCCTGGCTATGCAGCCATCAAGGCCCTCCTCAGCAGCCGAG GGGTCTGGCCTGTCTCTTTCTCGGACTGGGAGAAGCTGGATGCTGAAGAGGTGTCCCGGGGCCAGGGCACTGGGAAGCCCAGAGAGAAGCTGCTGGATCCTCAGGAGATGCTGCGGCTGCTGGGGCGCTGA
- the FDXR gene encoding NADPH:adrenodoxin oxidoreductase, mitochondrial isoform X5: protein MALRCWRWWHWSAWPRSRPPPSGSTPTSGGSEEVRDPADTRALRKKGRRVQMRLKPGRLIFCSTLKLQFSTQEQTPQICVVGSGPAGFYTAQHLLKHHPRACVDIFEKQLVPFGLVRFGVAPDHPEVKNVINTFTQTARSDRCAFHGNVVVGRDVTVPELREAYHAVVLSYGAEDNQALEIPGEELPGVFSARAFVGWYNGLPENRELAPDLSCDTAVILGQGNVALDVARILLTPPEHLEKTDITEAALGVLRQSQVKTVWIVGRRGPLQVAFTIKELREMIQLPGTRPILDPADFLGLQDRIKEVPRPRKRLTELLLRTATEKPGVEEAARQASASRAWGLRFFRSPKQVLPSADGRQVAGIRLAVTRLEGVGEATRAVPTGDVEDLPCGLVLSSIGYKSRPIDPSVPFDPKLGIIPNVDGRVMNVPGLYCSGWVKRGPTGVITTTMTDSFLTSQILLQDLKAGQLPSGPRPGYAAIKALLSSRGVWPVSFSDWEKLDAEEVSRGQGTGKPREKLLDPQEMLRLLGR, encoded by the exons ATGGCTCTGCGCTGCTGGCGCTGGTGGCACTGGTCAGCGTGGCCTCGGAGTCGGCCGCCTCCTTCTGGGAGCACCCCGA CCTCTGGGGGTTCAGAAGAAGTAAGGGACCCTGCAGACACCAGAGCtttgaggaagaagggaaggagggtgcAGATGAGGTTGAAGCCTGGGAGGCTCATCTTCTGTTCCACACTGAAGTTG CAGTTCTCCACCCAGGAGCAGACCCCTCAGATCTGTGTGGTGGGCAGTGGCCCAGCGGGCTTCTACACAGCTCAACACCTGCTGAAG CACCACCCCCGGGCCTGTGTGGACATCTTCGAGAAGCAGCTTGTGCCCTTTGGCCTGGTGCGCTTTGGTGTGGCGCCTGACCACCCGGAGGTGAAG AATGTCATCAACACTTTTACCCAGACGGCCCGCTCTGACCGCTGTGCCTTCCATGGCAACGTGGTGGTGGGCAGGGATGTGACTGTGCCGGAGCTGCGGGAGGCCTACCACGCCGTGGTGCTG AGCTATGGGGCAGAGGACAACCAGGCCCTGGAAATCCCTGGTGAGGAGCTGCCTGGTGTATTCTCAGCCCGGGCTTTTGTGGGCTGGTACAACGGGCTTCCCGAGAACCGGGAG CTGGCACCAGACCTAAGCTGTGACACAGCCGTGATTCTGGGGCAGGGGAATGTGGCTCTGGATGTGGCCCGGATCCTGCTGACCCCACCTGAGCACCTCGAG AAAACGGACATCACGGAGGCTGCCCTGGGGGTACTGAGACAGAGTCAGGTGAAGACGGTGTGGATAGTGGGCCGACGTGGACCCCTGCAAGTGGCCTTCACTATTAAG gagcTCCGGGAGATGATTCAGTTACCAGGAACTCGGCCCATATTGGATCCTGCGGATTTCTTGGGCCTCCAGGACAGAATCAAGG AGGTTCCTCGCCCCAGGAAGCGGCTGACGGAATTGCTGCTTCGAACAGCCACAGAGAAGCCAGGGGTGGAGGAGGCTGCCCGCCAGGCATCGGCCTCCCGTGCCTGGGGCCTCCGCTTTTTCCGAAGCCCGAAGCAGGTGCTGCCCTCGGCAGATGGGAGGCAGGTGGCAGGCATCCGCCTGGCTGTCACCAGACTGGAG GGTGTCGGTGAGGCCACCCGGGCAGTGCCCACTGGAGATGTGGAGGACCTCCCTTGTGGGCTGGTGCTAAGCAGCATTGGGTATAAGAGCCGCCCCATCGACCCCAGTGTGCCCTTCGACCCCAAACTTGGCATCATCCCCAATGTGGATGGCCGGGTCATGAATGTGCCAG GCCTCTACTGCAGTGGCTGGGTGAAGCGGGGCCCCACAGGTGTCATCACTACCACCATGACCGACAGTTTCCTCACAAGCCAGATTCTACTGCAGGACCTGAAGGCCGGGCAGCTTCCGTCTGGTCCCAGGCCTGGCTATGCAGCCATCAAGGCCCTCCTCAGCAGCCGAG GGGTCTGGCCTGTCTCTTTCTCGGACTGGGAGAAGCTGGATGCTGAAGAGGTGTCCCGGGGCCAGGGCACTGGGAAGCCCAGAGAGAAGCTGCTGGATCCTCAGGAGATGCTGCGGCTGCTGGGGCGCTGA
- the FDXR gene encoding NADPH:adrenodoxin oxidoreductase, mitochondrial isoform X3: MALRCWRWWHWSAWPRSRPPPSGSTPSRSRTPLGFCQQFSTQEQTPQICVVGSGPAGFYTAQHLLKHHPRACVDIFEKQLVPFGLVRFGVAPDHPEVKNVINTFTQTARSDRCAFHGNVVVGRDVTVPELREAYHAVVLSYGAEDNQALEIPGEELPGVFSARAFVGWYNGLPENRELAPDLSCDTAVILGQGNVALDVARILLTPPEHLEKTDITEAALGVLRQSQVKTVWIVGRRGPLQVAFTIKELREMIQLPGTRPILDPADFLGLQDRIKEVPRPRKRLTELLLRTATEKPGVEEAARQASASRAWGLRFFRSPKQVLPSADGRQVAGIRLAVTRLEQGVGEATRAVPTGDVEDLPCGLVLSSIGYKSRPIDPSVPFDPKLGIIPNVDGRVMNVPGLYCSGWVKRGPTGVITTTMTDSFLTSQILLQDLKAGQLPSGPRPGYAAIKALLSSRGLGPMGLACLFLGLGEAGC, encoded by the exons ATGGCTCTGCGCTGCTGGCGCTGGTGGCACTGGTCAGCGTGGCCTCGGAGTCGGCCGCCTCCTTCTGGGAGCACCCCGAGTAGGAGCAGGACACCTCTAG GCTTCTGCCAGCAGTTCTCCACCCAGGAGCAGACCCCTCAGATCTGTGTGGTGGGCAGTGGCCCAGCGGGCTTCTACACAGCTCAACACCTGCTGAAG CACCACCCCCGGGCCTGTGTGGACATCTTCGAGAAGCAGCTTGTGCCCTTTGGCCTGGTGCGCTTTGGTGTGGCGCCTGACCACCCGGAGGTGAAG AATGTCATCAACACTTTTACCCAGACGGCCCGCTCTGACCGCTGTGCCTTCCATGGCAACGTGGTGGTGGGCAGGGATGTGACTGTGCCGGAGCTGCGGGAGGCCTACCACGCCGTGGTGCTG AGCTATGGGGCAGAGGACAACCAGGCCCTGGAAATCCCTGGTGAGGAGCTGCCTGGTGTATTCTCAGCCCGGGCTTTTGTGGGCTGGTACAACGGGCTTCCCGAGAACCGGGAG CTGGCACCAGACCTAAGCTGTGACACAGCCGTGATTCTGGGGCAGGGGAATGTGGCTCTGGATGTGGCCCGGATCCTGCTGACCCCACCTGAGCACCTCGAG AAAACGGACATCACGGAGGCTGCCCTGGGGGTACTGAGACAGAGTCAGGTGAAGACGGTGTGGATAGTGGGCCGACGTGGACCCCTGCAAGTGGCCTTCACTATTAAG gagcTCCGGGAGATGATTCAGTTACCAGGAACTCGGCCCATATTGGATCCTGCGGATTTCTTGGGCCTCCAGGACAGAATCAAGG AGGTTCCTCGCCCCAGGAAGCGGCTGACGGAATTGCTGCTTCGAACAGCCACAGAGAAGCCAGGGGTGGAGGAGGCTGCCCGCCAGGCATCGGCCTCCCGTGCCTGGGGCCTCCGCTTTTTCCGAAGCCCGAAGCAGGTGCTGCCCTCGGCAGATGGGAGGCAGGTGGCAGGCATCCGCCTGGCTGTCACCAGACTGGAG CAGGGTGTCGGTGAGGCCACCCGGGCAGTGCCCACTGGAGATGTGGAGGACCTCCCTTGTGGGCTGGTGCTAAGCAGCATTGGGTATAAGAGCCGCCCCATCGACCCCAGTGTGCCCTTCGACCCCAAACTTGGCATCATCCCCAATGTGGATGGCCGGGTCATGAATGTGCCAG GCCTCTACTGCAGTGGCTGGGTGAAGCGGGGCCCCACAGGTGTCATCACTACCACCATGACCGACAGTTTCCTCACAAGCCAGATTCTACTGCAGGACCTGAAGGCCGGGCAGCTTCCGTCTGGTCCCAGGCCTGGCTATGCAGCCATCAAGGCCCTCCTCAGCAGCCGAGGTCTGGGCCCCAT GGGTCTGGCCTGTCTCTTTCTCGGACTGGGAGAAGCTGGATGCTGA